Proteins from a single region of Candidatus Atribacteria bacterium:
- a CDS encoding class I SAM-dependent methyltransferase yields the protein MNTRKVNTEFIRKSFTTEKTVSDYTKAVKEIGLWESEKMIIKRYFNLEDRILDIGCGAGRTTIGLYKLGYHLIEGLDLSEDMIVQARRISKELNYNIIFSVGDAACLGYDDENFEAVLFSFNGIMQIPGRENRIKVLKEIKRILKPKGYFLFTTHDREGSKEYEPFWHEEKRKWALHIEDKSLHEFGDRVIEMEERDTFLHFPTKDEVISSLEEAGFILIEGTLRSELCEESEEVKKFSTDCLLWLVQKP from the coding sequence ATGAACACAAGAAAAGTTAATACAGAGTTTATCAGAAAATCATTTACCACAGAAAAAACAGTTTCGGATTACACAAAGGCAGTTAAGGAAATTGGGCTCTGGGAATCTGAAAAGATGATAATTAAAAGATATTTTAATTTGGAAGACCGTATTTTAGATATTGGGTGTGGAGCAGGGAGAACTACAATAGGACTCTACAAGCTTGGTTATCATTTAATAGAAGGATTGGATTTATCGGAAGATATGATAGTGCAAGCTAGAAGAATTAGTAAAGAATTGAATTATAACATAATTTTTAGCGTGGGAGATGCGGCGTGTTTGGGTTATGATGACGAGAACTTTGAAGCGGTATTATTTTCTTTTAACGGGATAATGCAAATACCAGGAAGAGAAAATCGGATAAAAGTGTTAAAAGAGATAAAGCGTATATTAAAACCTAAAGGATATTTCTTATTTACCACTCATGACCGTGAGGGTAGTAAAGAATATGAACCATTTTGGCATGAGGAGAAGAGAAAGTGGGCGTTGCATATAGAGGATAAAAGTCTACACGAGTTTGGGGATAGAGTCATTGAAATGGAAGAGAGAGACACTTTTCTTCATTTTCCCACCAAGGATGAAGTAATTTCAAGCTTGGAAGAAGCAGGGTTTATCTTAATTGAAGGAACGTTACGTTCTGAATTGTGCGAAGAGTCAGAAGAAGTAAAGAAGTTTTCAACCGATTGTTTGTTATGGCTAGTTCAAAAGCCTTAG
- a CDS encoding XRE family transcriptional regulator has protein sequence MKKTKTYMDELMENKEFREKFDKEYQNLYIGEKIAEIRRRANLTQDALAKRANTTKSAISRYENSDYKSYSMPLLNRIAKACKADLKIDFVPRRIKKVKV, from the coding sequence ATGAAAAAAACTAAAACTTATATGGATGAGTTAATGGAAAATAAAGAATTCCGTGAAAAATTCGATAAGGAATACCAAAATCTTTACATTGGGGAAAAAATTGCCGAAATTCGCCGTAGGGCAAATCTAACACAAGATGCTTTGGCTAAACGAGCAAATACGACTAAATCAGCTATTTCGCGCTATGAAAATTCTGATTATAAAAGTTATAGTATGCCTCTTTTAAATAGAATAGCGAAAGCCTGCAAAGCAGATTTAAAAATTGATTTTGTACCCAGAAGGATAAAAAAAGTTAAAGTCTAA